In the genome of Bacteroidota bacterium, one region contains:
- a CDS encoding TrbC/VirB2 family protein, which translates to MPRSLQPDSSRRVLVGRALTLLALAAVLADPAAASGGAAMPWDGPLQTIADALTGNTIRLVAVIALAAGGIVWAFTKNEEGVKRIGQAVLGLGVAIGAASFAATLGISGSTF; encoded by the coding sequence ATGCCCCGCTCGCTCCAGCCCGACTCTAGCCGCCGTGTCCTCGTCGGACGCGCCCTCACGCTCCTCGCCCTCGCGGCCGTCCTCGCCGACCCCGCCGCGGCCTCTGGCGGCGCGGCCATGCCGTGGGACGGCCCGCTCCAGACCATCGCCGACGCGCTCACCGGCAACACGATCCGGCTCGTCGCCGTAATCGCGCTCGCCGCCGGCGGCATCGTGTGGGCGTTCACTAAGAACGAGGAGGGCGTCAAGCGGATTGGCCAGGCCGTGCTCGGTCTCGGCGTCGCCATCGGCGCGGCCTCGTTCGCCGCCACACTCGGCATCTCGGGCTCGACGTTTTGA
- a CDS encoding ECF-type sigma factor, with protein MIATAHLPDRTTRRTLSVRSIRTALDAERAVYADLRTMARRLRSRESPGITLGTTGLVHEAYLALQRESTREASEIGQRDAVPLGLYARAMRNVLVSAARKRRADKRGGGVRALPLSEHDVRAGSDPMGAEGWAALTVDLDAAMERLRRVGPRGERLRRVVELKFFAGLEITEIAEATGTSPATVKRDWEKARVLLYAYVTDDAVSGEAVSEAASAEAPEHR; from the coding sequence ATGATCGCCACGGCCCACCTCCCCGACCGCACGACCCGACGGACGCTTTCGGTCCGTTCGATCCGCACGGCCCTCGACGCCGAGCGCGCCGTCTACGCCGACCTCCGGACGATGGCGAGGCGACTCCGCTCGCGCGAGAGCCCTGGGATCACGCTCGGGACGACGGGGCTCGTCCACGAGGCGTACCTCGCGCTCCAGCGGGAGTCCACGCGCGAGGCGAGCGAGATCGGGCAGCGCGACGCCGTGCCGCTCGGGCTCTACGCCCGCGCGATGCGGAACGTGCTCGTGAGTGCGGCCCGGAAGCGCCGCGCCGACAAGCGCGGGGGCGGCGTCCGGGCGCTCCCGCTCAGCGAGCACGACGTCCGGGCGGGCTCCGATCCGATGGGCGCCGAGGGGTGGGCCGCGCTCACCGTCGACCTCGACGCGGCGATGGAGCGGCTCCGTCGCGTCGGCCCGCGCGGCGAGCGGCTCCGCCGGGTGGTCGAGCTCAAGTTCTTCGCGGGGCTCGAGATCACGGAGATCGCCGAGGCCACGGGCACGAGCCCGGCGACCGTGAAGCGGGACTGGGAGAAGGCCCGCGTGCTGCTCTACGCCTACGTCACCGACGACGCGGTCTCTGGAGAGGCAGTCTCCGAGGCCGCCTCAGCCGAAGCGCCAGAGCACAGATGA
- the trbL gene encoding P-type conjugative transfer protein TrbL: MTSLPLRPLDADRQRPRARRVLGGAGLAALALVLAPEAAAQLPPPEVLDTIVEDFRTAADSARPALLAIARGTFGVLAIIEIALSGLFWTLRAEGPYKVLTGLVVKLGWLAFAFGLIATFDQWFPPVINGFLAAGQSASPGTFSPGEVLGLGVQISTSMVGAMFEELSLLDIDGPTLTNIVLVAIAALVMEVLFAVIAGMVVLVLVESFLVLACGSLVLGFAAFRGTASLADRFVAYVFAVGIKLFLLFLLVSVGMDIAEAWLPIIESNPGDVAPMLAVLGGAITFALLVIVLPSKASSFLTRDFQPGFVKALASV, translated from the coding sequence GTGACGAGCCTGCCCCTCCGACCTCTCGACGCCGACCGCCAGCGGCCCCGCGCGCGCCGCGTGCTCGGTGGAGCGGGACTCGCGGCCCTCGCCCTCGTGCTCGCGCCAGAGGCCGCGGCGCAGCTCCCGCCCCCGGAGGTGCTCGACACGATCGTCGAGGACTTCCGCACGGCGGCCGACTCGGCCCGGCCCGCGCTCCTCGCCATCGCGCGCGGGACGTTCGGCGTGCTGGCGATCATCGAGATCGCGCTCAGCGGGCTCTTCTGGACGCTCCGCGCCGAGGGTCCGTACAAGGTGCTCACCGGGCTCGTCGTCAAGCTGGGGTGGCTCGCGTTCGCCTTCGGGCTCATCGCGACGTTCGACCAGTGGTTCCCGCCGGTCATCAACGGGTTCCTCGCGGCGGGGCAGTCGGCCTCCCCGGGCACGTTCAGCCCCGGCGAGGTGCTGGGTCTCGGCGTGCAGATCTCGACGTCGATGGTGGGGGCCATGTTCGAGGAGCTGTCGTTGCTCGACATCGACGGCCCAACGCTGACCAACATCGTGCTCGTGGCCATCGCCGCGCTCGTGATGGAGGTGCTCTTCGCCGTCATCGCGGGCATGGTCGTCCTGGTGCTCGTCGAGTCGTTCCTCGTCTTGGCGTGCGGGTCGCTCGTGCTCGGGTTCGCCGCGTTCCGCGGGACGGCGTCGCTGGCGGACCGGTTCGTGGCCTACGTGTTCGCGGTCGGGATCAAGCTGTTCCTGCTCTTCCTCCTCGTGTCCGTCGGGATGGACATCGCGGAGGCGTGGCTCCCCATCATCGAGTCGAACCCGGGCGACGTGGCGCCGATGCTGGCCGTCCTGGGCGGGGCGATCACGTTCGCGCTGCTCGTGATCGTGCTGCCGTCGAAGGCGTCCTCGTTCCTCACGCGCGACTTCCAGCCCGGCTTCGTCAAGGCGCTCGCGTCCGTGTAG
- a CDS encoding type IV secretion system protein, which translates to MLRPSLSLRLARILRLRRSVGLAAMLALVALAPAQEAKAQWAVVDPAHIAKSVMNGRQIIQQLRAQRDQLRAFRDNVRKLRSYNVRDVTGFMSHLDRTIASGGQLAYSSANLGREFDQAYRSFDLADPTAEIGRVLENQLSGSLNTLRALREHATQLQASRRDLQGFQSQVRAATSAQQVAELQGTIQAYQAQETQMLRQVMMLQVDQAARAEASEAAVQAYAREVGKAQTARSRDYARRMGGRDYGRGPVIE; encoded by the coding sequence ATGCTCCGTCCCAGCCTGTCCCTGCGCCTCGCGCGCATTCTCCGCCTCCGGCGCTCCGTCGGCCTCGCGGCGATGCTCGCCCTCGTCGCTCTCGCGCCCGCCCAGGAGGCGAAGGCGCAGTGGGCCGTCGTCGACCCGGCACACATCGCGAAGTCGGTCATGAACGGCCGCCAGATCATCCAGCAGCTCCGCGCCCAGCGCGACCAGCTCCGGGCCTTCCGCGACAACGTCCGCAAGCTCCGGTCCTACAACGTCCGCGACGTGACGGGCTTCATGTCGCACCTCGACCGGACGATCGCCTCCGGCGGCCAGCTCGCCTACTCGTCGGCCAACCTCGGGCGCGAGTTCGACCAGGCGTACCGCTCGTTCGACCTCGCCGACCCGACGGCCGAGATCGGGCGTGTGCTCGAGAACCAGCTCTCGGGATCGCTCAACACGCTCCGAGCGCTCCGCGAGCACGCAACGCAGCTCCAGGCGTCGCGCCGCGACCTCCAGGGGTTCCAGAGCCAGGTCCGCGCGGCGACGAGCGCCCAGCAGGTCGCCGAGCTCCAGGGGACCATCCAGGCCTACCAGGCCCAGGAGACCCAGATGCTCCGGCAGGTCATGATGCTCCAGGTCGACCAGGCGGCCCGGGCCGAGGCGAGCGAGGCGGCCGTGCAGGCCTACGCCCGCGAGGTCGGCAAGGCGCAGACGGCGCGGAGCCGCGACTACGCCCGCCGGATGGGCGGTCGCGACTACGGCCGCGGCCCGGTCATCGAGTAG
- a CDS encoding VirB3 family type IV secretion system protein, which translates to MSAARSGGGGKLPERPVHQSLVRTPRYAGVDRTFLVLEVTLVVCLGYLMGLSWATAGVVLLTVGVVHPLMVRLSADDELLPHLVVRTLTQADAYDALPHASGPVRKPSPAVPTP; encoded by the coding sequence TTGAGCGCGGCCCGCAGCGGGGGAGGGGGGAAGCTCCCCGAGCGGCCCGTCCACCAGTCGCTCGTCCGGACGCCGCGCTACGCCGGGGTCGACCGGACCTTCCTCGTCTTGGAGGTCACGCTCGTCGTCTGCCTGGGCTACCTCATGGGGCTCTCGTGGGCGACGGCGGGCGTCGTGCTCCTCACCGTCGGCGTGGTCCACCCACTCATGGTCCGGCTCTCGGCCGACGACGAGCTCCTGCCGCACCTCGTCGTGCGGACGCTCACGCAGGCCGACGCCTACGACGCGCTCCCACACGCCTCTGGCCCCGTCCGCAAGCCGAGCCCGGCCGTTCCCACGCCCTAG
- a CDS encoding serine/threonine-protein kinase, with amino-acid sequence MSPSPAQPDGGDAAGPHALDALRRLIDEALGGDPVGSAVRVDGVLLDLLMDAAPDGREAIVERARSLSLDLGERAARLARAVSAAPEAGFLSGSAAESFAACVADPSLAPGDAVGEYRVLGEIGRGGMGVVYLAERPDIGLRAALKVLSGIVVDPDADPETERFLEERRHLAGLSHPNVARLYDAGTTPDGRPYFAMEHVDGETVTAYARRRGLGLRDRLALFEQVCQAVRHAHNRGLVHGDVKPENVLVTDDDEGRPVAKLLDFGVAARWRSSSECSAGDGAPPPSWRPFTYGFTAPEVVAGGEPTPASDVYALGVLLRDLVERSERRRVPHAVTEVLRLTIDRAASTAAGDRQPSVVDLSAELRALPWEVRRTPRATPWAVGVVLGALAALAGAVAVTWKSERE; translated from the coding sequence ATGAGCCCCTCCCCCGCCCAACCGGACGGCGGGGACGCCGCCGGGCCGCACGCACTTGATGCCCTCCGACGCCTGATCGACGAGGCGTTGGGGGGCGACCCCGTGGGGAGCGCCGTCCGCGTGGACGGGGTCCTCCTCGACCTGCTCATGGACGCCGCCCCCGACGGGCGGGAGGCCATCGTCGAGCGGGCACGGTCGTTGTCGCTCGACCTCGGCGAGCGGGCCGCCCGGCTCGCGCGCGCCGTCAGCGCCGCGCCGGAGGCCGGATTCCTCTCGGGGTCGGCGGCCGAGTCGTTCGCGGCGTGCGTCGCCGACCCGTCCCTCGCGCCTGGAGACGCCGTCGGCGAGTACCGCGTCCTGGGCGAGATCGGGCGGGGCGGTATGGGCGTCGTCTACCTCGCCGAGCGTCCGGACATCGGACTTCGGGCCGCGCTGAAGGTGCTCTCGGGGATTGTCGTAGACCCCGATGCCGACCCCGAGACCGAGCGGTTCCTGGAGGAGCGGCGGCACCTCGCGGGGCTCTCCCACCCCAACGTGGCCCGGCTCTACGACGCGGGCACCACGCCCGACGGGCGGCCCTACTTCGCGATGGAGCACGTGGACGGCGAGACCGTCACGGCCTACGCCCGTCGCCGGGGGCTCGGCCTCCGCGACCGGCTCGCGCTCTTCGAGCAGGTCTGCCAGGCCGTCCGGCACGCGCACAACCGCGGGCTCGTCCACGGCGACGTCAAGCCCGAGAACGTGCTCGTCACCGACGACGACGAGGGCCGTCCGGTCGCCAAGCTCCTCGACTTCGGCGTGGCTGCGCGCTGGCGCTCATCGAGCGAGTGCTCTGCTGGCGATGGTGCCCCTCCCCCGTCGTGGCGGCCCTTCACCTACGGGTTCACGGCCCCCGAGGTCGTAGCAGGAGGCGAGCCGACGCCCGCGTCCGACGTGTACGCTCTCGGCGTGCTGCTCCGCGATCTGGTGGAGCGGTCTGAGCGTCGTCGGGTGCCTCACGCAGTCACTGAGGTCCTCCGGTTGACTATCGACCGGGCGGCCAGCACCGCCGCGGGCGACCGCCAGCCCTCGGTGGTCGACCTCTCTGCCGAGCTCCGAGCGCTCCCGTGGGAGGTCCGGCGGACGCCCCGCGCCACGCCGTGGGCGGTCGGCGTCGTGCTCGGTGCCCTCGCCGCGCTGGCGGGGGCCGTCGCCGTCACGTGGAAGTCCGAGCGCGAGTAG
- a CDS encoding S24 family peptidase produces the protein MLYPRQSELLGLIRDAVRRCGEAPNGRELARRMGLQSTSAVYAHLRKLEDAGFVRLTSGGRGVPLQIALTDEGHRNERVQLWPRLGTIPAGPITDVSQMADEFVATLPDLVPQMRPGDYLLDVEGYSMINDGIGPGTTLVMRPDVEPTERDICSVYVEGEGNTLKRVARDGSYVVLVAANPDFSDQRLPARMIRIQGVAIATLAVRALR, from the coding sequence GTGCTCTACCCTCGCCAGTCCGAGCTCCTCGGTCTCATTCGGGACGCCGTCCGCCGCTGCGGCGAGGCCCCGAATGGCCGAGAGCTCGCCCGGCGGATGGGGCTTCAGAGCACGTCGGCCGTTTATGCCCACCTCCGCAAGCTCGAGGACGCCGGGTTCGTCCGGCTCACGTCGGGCGGGCGAGGCGTGCCGCTCCAAATCGCTCTCACAGATGAGGGCCACCGGAACGAGCGCGTCCAGCTCTGGCCTCGCCTTGGGACCATCCCGGCCGGGCCGATCACCGACGTCTCGCAGATGGCCGACGAGTTCGTCGCCACGCTCCCCGACCTCGTGCCCCAGATGCGGCCGGGCGACTACCTCCTCGACGTCGAGGGGTACTCGATGATCAATGACGGCATCGGGCCGGGCACGACGCTTGTCATGCGGCCCGACGTCGAGCCGACCGAGCGGGACATCTGCTCGGTCTACGTCGAGGGCGAGGGGAACACGCTCAAGCGCGTCGCCCGCGACGGGTCCTACGTCGTCCTCGTCGCGGCCAACCCCGACTTCTCCGACCAGCGCCTGCCCGCGCGCATGATCCGGATCCAGGGCGTCGCCATCGCCACGCTGGCGGTCCGCGCCCTCCGCTGA
- a CDS encoding ParA family protein, translating into MRVIAFSNLKGGSSKTTSSLSVAAELARRGHRVLLVDLDPQATLTKSAGLDPSHAAARFLKGEVEASDAVETPDWDGALGDGGGALHLVPASRQLVQFEGQAVARLANRLVGLLDAVEADYDFAVIDSPPQASALVTATLASADEVYVPVASGRGALDGLVDVVELSKRFGTTPVSGAFATRVNVSSHHDLDLAAYVAEQAAGPDGEGGLKTYVRETVRVREAEMARVPLPFYDPSSTAAQDYAALADEIESRPSPRIV; encoded by the coding sequence GTGCGCGTCATCGCCTTCAGCAACCTCAAAGGCGGGTCGTCCAAGACGACCTCCTCGCTCTCGGTCGCCGCCGAGCTGGCTCGGCGGGGCCACCGCGTGCTTCTCGTCGACCTCGACCCCCAAGCCACGCTCACGAAGTCGGCCGGACTCGACCCGTCCCACGCCGCCGCACGGTTCCTCAAGGGCGAGGTCGAGGCGTCGGACGCCGTCGAGACGCCGGACTGGGACGGCGCGCTCGGCGATGGCGGCGGGGCTCTCCATCTCGTCCCCGCCAGCCGCCAACTCGTCCAGTTCGAAGGCCAGGCCGTCGCCCGGCTGGCGAACCGGCTCGTCGGGCTCCTCGACGCCGTCGAGGCCGACTACGACTTCGCCGTCATCGACTCGCCGCCCCAGGCGTCGGCGCTCGTGACGGCCACGCTCGCGTCCGCCGACGAGGTCTACGTCCCCGTGGCCTCGGGGCGCGGCGCGCTCGACGGTCTCGTCGACGTCGTCGAGCTCTCGAAGCGGTTCGGGACGACGCCGGTCTCGGGCGCCTTCGCGACGCGCGTCAACGTGTCGAGCCACCACGACCTCGACCTCGCCGCGTACGTGGCCGAGCAGGCGGCTGGGCCGGACGGGGAGGGGGGACTCAAGACATACGTCCGCGAGACCGTCCGTGTCCGCGAGGCCGAGATGGCCCGCGTCCCGCTCCCGTTCTACGACCCGTCCTCGACGGCGGCGCAGGACTACGCTGCGCTCGCCGACGAGATCGAGTCGCGGCCGTCACCGCGAATTGTATAG
- the trbB gene encoding P-type conjugative transfer ATPase TrbB, which yields MISSPSPEAPPPGGGGDREARYRELMERYLGPDVVRAFADDDVTEVYANADGRLRLDTHSHGKVLAGARLRPARVEQFLHAVAAFHGDALHGGTPSVQAELPDETFGGARLQGFLSPLAAAASFVIRKRAARVFSLDSYVDTGVMTAEQRDALRKAVREHENVLVCGGTGSGKTTLCNALLREMTGQFPEERIVVLEDTGELQCTADDHLALRTSDDVSLADLVRHTLRCTPDRIVVGEVRDEAALHLLDAWATGHPGGCATLHATTALGALHRLGRLAQRANVPPQHELVAEAVGVVLVIQGGNQGRRVTELVRVEGKTGGAYELTPV from the coding sequence ATGATTTCCTCGCCCTCGCCTGAGGCCCCACCGCCGGGCGGGGGCGGGGACCGCGAGGCCCGTTACCGCGAGCTCATGGAGCGGTACCTCGGCCCCGACGTCGTGCGCGCGTTCGCCGACGACGACGTGACCGAGGTGTACGCCAACGCCGACGGCCGCCTCCGTCTCGACACGCACTCGCACGGCAAGGTGCTCGCGGGCGCCCGGCTCCGCCCGGCCCGCGTCGAGCAGTTCTTGCACGCGGTCGCCGCCTTCCACGGCGACGCGCTCCACGGCGGGACCCCGTCGGTCCAGGCCGAGCTCCCGGACGAGACGTTCGGGGGCGCCCGTCTCCAGGGGTTCCTCTCGCCGCTCGCGGCGGCGGCCTCGTTCGTGATCCGCAAGCGGGCCGCGCGGGTGTTCAGCCTCGACAGCTACGTCGACACGGGCGTGATGACGGCCGAGCAGCGCGACGCGCTCCGAAAGGCCGTCCGCGAGCACGAGAACGTCCTCGTCTGCGGCGGGACGGGGTCGGGGAAGACGACGCTGTGCAACGCGCTCCTGCGGGAGATGACCGGCCAGTTCCCTGAGGAGCGGATCGTGGTTCTCGAGGACACGGGCGAGCTCCAGTGCACGGCCGACGACCACCTCGCGCTCCGAACGTCCGACGACGTCTCACTCGCCGACCTTGTCCGCCACACGCTCCGCTGCACGCCCGACCGGATCGTCGTCGGCGAGGTCCGCGACGAGGCCGCGCTCCACCTCCTCGACGCCTGGGCGACCGGCCACCCCGGCGGGTGCGCGACGCTCCACGCGACGACGGCGCTCGGGGCGCTCCACCGGCTCGGACGGCTCGCGCAGCGGGCCAACGTGCCGCCCCAGCACGAGCTGGTGGCCGAGGCCGTCGGCGTGGTGCTGGTGATCCAGGGCGGCAACCAGGGGCGGCGCGTGACGGAGCTCGTCCGCGTCGAGGGCAAGACGGGCGGGGCCTACGAGCTCACGCCCGTCTGA
- a CDS encoding AAA family ATPase gives MNNPFEFGRELSATEIVDRTDEVDTVVRALRGRERLFLIGPRRFGKTSILRAAAERAEAEGAVVLRYNAEGYPSLTALAERIVADGAKRLTGPVQKAGRKVQEAFGALRPQLSYNPLTDTFSASLAAGARSPDATLIADALTGIDALAADAEHPVAVVIDEFQRVVEDGGVSAEGQVRAAVQTHDHVGYVFAGSKTRMLAEMTGDESRPFYRLGARLFVGPVPREDFRPALASGFADAGLDVSEGAVEAILDLAEDVPYNVQRLAHEAWAEALATGEPVTAERVRATLERLASRDDPFYTQTWNGLSRTQKQALLAVAREGGTGLYAGELLRAYDLSSPSTMQAAIAGLVKAGVAREEEHQGGVRVRLEDPFFAAWLRLFVAGS, from the coding sequence ATGAACAACCCCTTCGAGTTCGGCCGCGAGCTCTCCGCCACCGAGATCGTCGACCGGACGGACGAGGTCGACACCGTCGTCCGCGCGCTCCGCGGGCGCGAGCGGCTCTTCCTCATCGGCCCGCGCCGCTTCGGCAAGACGTCCATCCTCCGCGCCGCTGCCGAACGGGCGGAGGCCGAGGGCGCTGTCGTCTTGCGGTACAACGCCGAGGGCTACCCGTCGCTCACCGCGCTCGCCGAGCGGATCGTCGCCGACGGCGCGAAGCGGCTCACCGGGCCGGTCCAGAAGGCGGGGCGCAAGGTGCAGGAGGCGTTCGGCGCGCTCCGCCCCCAGCTGAGCTACAACCCCCTCACCGACACGTTCTCGGCGTCGCTCGCGGCCGGAGCGCGCAGCCCCGACGCCACGCTCATCGCCGACGCGCTCACAGGCATCGACGCCCTCGCGGCAGACGCCGAGCACCCCGTCGCCGTGGTGATCGACGAGTTTCAGCGCGTCGTCGAGGACGGCGGCGTGAGCGCCGAGGGACAGGTCCGCGCCGCCGTCCAGACCCACGACCACGTCGGCTACGTGTTCGCGGGCTCGAAGACGCGGATGCTGGCCGAGATGACCGGCGACGAGAGCCGCCCGTTCTACCGCCTGGGCGCGCGGCTCTTCGTCGGCCCGGTGCCCCGCGAGGACTTCCGCCCCGCCCTCGCGTCCGGCTTCGCCGACGCCGGGCTCGACGTGTCCGAGGGCGCCGTCGAGGCGATTCTCGACCTCGCCGAGGATGTCCCGTACAACGTCCAGCGGCTCGCCCACGAGGCGTGGGCCGAAGCGCTCGCCACGGGCGAGCCGGTGACGGCCGAGCGCGTCCGGGCCACGCTCGAGCGCTTGGCGAGCCGAGACGACCCGTTCTACACCCAGACGTGGAACGGGCTCAGCCGGACCCAGAAGCAGGCGCTCCTCGCCGTCGCGCGAGAGGGTGGGACCGGGTTGTACGCCGGCGAGCTCCTCCGCGCCTACGACCTCTCCTCGCCGAGCACGATGCAGGCGGCCATCGCCGGGCTCGTCAAGGCCGGCGTCGCGCGCGAGGAGGAGCACCAGGGAGGGGTCCGGGTGCGGCTGGAGGACCCCTTCTTCGCGGCCTGGCTCAGGCTCTTCGTCGCCGGGTCTTGA
- a CDS encoding S26 family signal peptidase, producing the protein MWPLALVVGVLVVLVATASGVRVNTTPSLPRGLYIASAVGERPVARGDIIAACPDTLAVLRLGRYWTNGRCPGGANRSDGVRPLAKPVAGLPGDTVRVDSAGVWVGERLLPASRPLLRDRAGRSVRPQFGVHALGPGEYWLHSGRVPTSIDSRYAGPVRVVLERVRPLWTEP; encoded by the coding sequence ATGTGGCCGCTAGCGCTGGTCGTCGGAGTCCTCGTGGTTCTCGTGGCGACGGCGTCCGGCGTCCGCGTCAACACGACGCCAAGCCTACCACGCGGCCTCTACATCGCCTCGGCGGTAGGGGAGCGGCCCGTCGCGCGCGGCGATATCATCGCGGCCTGCCCCGACACGCTGGCGGTCCTACGGCTCGGGCGGTACTGGACGAACGGGCGGTGCCCAGGTGGCGCGAACCGCTCCGACGGCGTGCGGCCCCTGGCGAAGCCCGTCGCGGGACTCCCCGGCGACACCGTCCGCGTCGACAGCGCAGGCGTGTGGGTGGGGGAAAGGCTCCTGCCCGCGAGCCGCCCGCTCCTCCGCGACCGCGCGGGCCGCTCCGTCCGGCCTCAGTTCGGGGTCCACGCCCTCGGTCCCGGTGAGTACTGGCTCCACTCGGGCCGCGTCCCGACCTCCATCGACTCCCGCTACGCCGGTCCCGTCCGCGTCGTCTTGGAGCGCGTCCGACCGCTCTGGACAGAGCCATGA
- a CDS encoding type IV secretion system protein: MPLSRLRRPSSNGTVPSTRQSPKPEGWDYDGKTPPEVLRGRSEFHRAFSDLARGKRNWQVAAFFAFAVLALAIAGLVTLAAQSRVVPYVVEVDRLGRASAIAPAEAVPAVADRVVIAALSAFVSNIRTVYADPVAQRDAVYRAYAYVGGDARTFLEGYFSDPQNDPRRLGKGARRSVEVVAVIPVPGAASGARTYRVTWNETESSPQRGDTERAWEGYLSVVVAPPTTTEGVERNPLGVFVTDLSWSPLAGATDVEDDEPEAPEAEPDEAPALRGVLARPTPDSRPTARPDTLRP, from the coding sequence ATGCCGCTGTCTCGTCTCCGCCGCCCGTCTTCCAACGGGACCGTTCCGTCGACGCGGCAGAGCCCGAAGCCCGAGGGCTGGGACTACGACGGGAAGACGCCGCCGGAGGTACTCCGCGGCCGGTCCGAGTTCCACCGCGCGTTCTCCGACCTCGCGCGTGGCAAGCGGAACTGGCAGGTCGCCGCCTTCTTCGCGTTCGCCGTGCTCGCGCTCGCCATCGCCGGGCTGGTGACGCTCGCGGCCCAGAGCCGGGTCGTGCCGTACGTCGTCGAGGTCGACCGGCTCGGCCGGGCGTCCGCGATCGCGCCTGCCGAGGCGGTCCCGGCGGTCGCCGACCGCGTCGTGATCGCAGCGCTCTCGGCGTTCGTCTCCAACATCCGGACGGTATACGCCGACCCGGTCGCGCAGCGCGACGCCGTCTACCGGGCCTACGCCTACGTCGGCGGCGACGCGCGGACGTTCCTGGAGGGCTACTTCTCCGACCCGCAGAACGACCCACGCCGATTGGGCAAGGGCGCCCGGCGGAGCGTCGAGGTCGTCGCCGTGATCCCGGTACCCGGAGCGGCCTCTGGCGCCCGGACGTACCGGGTGACGTGGAACGAGACCGAGTCGTCGCCCCAGCGCGGCGACACCGAGCGGGCGTGGGAGGGCTACCTGTCCGTCGTGGTGGCGCCGCCGACGACGACCGAGGGCGTCGAGCGGAACCCGTTGGGCGTGTTCGTGACCGACCTCTCGTGGAGCCCGCTCGCGGGCGCGACCGACGTGGAGGACGACGAGCCCGAGGCGCCAGAGGCCGAGCCCGACGAGGCGCCCGCGCTCCGGGGCGTCCTCGCGCGCCCGACGCCCGATTCCCGACCCACGGCCCGTCCAGACACCCTCCGCCCCTAG
- a CDS encoding class I SAM-dependent methyltransferase, whose product MTHNPNPPNSTANLALARSVGRSVAAGTPLSSAELFALAADAFGGTLAEGAFSPRDAYDAAELGLHLHLLRLDLPLEDDPSDGLAEVERLSALLPSQTRRTAAQNDYQQFSTPAAYAALCSWVSGVGARGSARGSRVIEPSAGTGALCTFALASDATVHANELCDRRADLLAVLLDEAGRDPSRTMTRENADHLDAILPPEARADVVLMNPPFSRTAGRLGSRRVVTVGTDHVLQALKRLDPGGRLVAVLSAGVRRGKTTHRAFFEAVDRTPFRLRADVEVGGAVYRPYGTSVRTRVLVVDREPENAPARSRACVEASVGSVAEALGVLAPVQADRYFG is encoded by the coding sequence ATGACCCACAACCCGAACCCGCCCAACTCGACCGCCAACCTCGCCCTCGCTCGGTCCGTCGGGCGCTCCGTCGCAGCCGGGACACCGCTTTCGTCCGCCGAACTCTTCGCGCTCGCGGCCGACGCCTTCGGCGGGACCCTCGCCGAGGGCGCGTTCTCGCCCCGCGACGCCTACGACGCCGCCGAGCTCGGGCTCCACCTTCACCTGCTCCGCCTCGACCTCCCTCTCGAGGATGACCCCTCGGACGGGCTCGCCGAGGTCGAGCGGCTCTCGGCGCTCCTGCCCAGCCAGACGCGCCGGACGGCGGCGCAGAACGACTACCAGCAGTTCTCGACGCCCGCCGCCTACGCGGCGCTCTGCTCGTGGGTGAGCGGGGTGGGTGCGCGCGGCTCCGCGCGCGGGTCGCGTGTGATCGAGCCCTCAGCCGGGACCGGCGCGCTCTGCACGTTCGCCCTGGCCTCTGACGCGACGGTCCACGCCAACGAGTTGTGCGACCGTCGGGCCGACCTGCTAGCGGTCCTGCTGGACGAGGCGGGCCGCGACCCGTCCCGCACAATGACGCGCGAGAACGCAGACCACCTGGATGCCATCCTCCCGCCAGAGGCTCGCGCCGACGTTGTGCTCATGAACCCCCCCTTCTCGAGGACGGCCGGGCGGCTCGGGAGTCGCCGCGTCGTGACCGTCGGGACCGACCACGTCCTCCAGGCGCTGAAGCGCCTCGACCCGGGCGGGCGTCTCGTGGCCGTGCTCAGCGCGGGCGTCCGGCGTGGCAAGACGACGCACCGGGCCTTCTTCGAGGCCGTCGACCGCACCCCGTTCCGGCTCCGGGCCGACGTCGAGGTCGGCGGGGCCGTGTACCGGCCATACGGGACCTCCGTGCGCACGCGGGTCCTCGTCGTGGACCGGGAGCCGGAGAACGCTCCCGCGCGCAGCAGAGCATGCGTGGAGGCGTCCGTGGGAAGCGTGGCCGAGGCTCTGGGCGTCCTCGCGCCCGTCCAGGCGGACCGCTACTTCGGCTGA